A part of Uloborus diversus isolate 005 chromosome 6, Udiv.v.3.1, whole genome shotgun sequence genomic DNA contains:
- the LOC129224933 gene encoding uncharacterized protein LOC129224933: MTSFVADIIEEGGFNPTFKIQGQIHHRIGSLLPFEDTQNKFLQIYFMGNMEEQLDRRLGINAGMKRAIIQDLQCLLHEHHALVRLFKSALEQMPNDDYKVVIKADKRPSGTHERTFNAPTVDEVAILIVGEQLEKRDIVLTRRDTGQLQQISETHRSYDALQYPLMFWQGEDGYYFNIKMINPLNGEETTKKVSSMNYYAYRLMIRQNADNYLLRFRRLFQQYCVDMYEKIETERLTFIRLNQAKLRSEEYVHLRDAVSTEGNAANIGRLTILPATYIGSPRHMHEYAQDAMTYVRHYGRPDPFITFTCNPKWIEITQLLLPGQTSNDRHDITARIFRQKIRSLMNFIVKQRVFGDTRCWMYSIEWQKRGLPHAHILIWLVERIQPDQIDDIICAEIPDHEVDPDLHDVVTTNMIHGPCGAINPQSPCMVDGKCSKRYPRKLTAETVTGNDGYPLYRRRSPDDNGRTVTTKVKRMDFVVDNSWIVPYSPLISKTFRTHCNVEYCNSVRSIKYICKYVTKGSDMAVFGLQSSNTNDEISRYQVGRYVNCNEAIWRIFAFPIHERHPTVIHLAVHLENGQRVYFTASNATQRAETPPATTLTSFFAICQSDQFAQTLLYSEMPRYYTWNASSKNFQRRKQGDAVPGYPDVRSTDALGRMYTVHPKNDECFYLRLLLVNVRRPTSFETLRTVNGVIFPTYRAACEELNLLENDTHWDTTIAEAIISASPSQIRTLFAIIISTCFPSNPCNLWHKYKDSMSEDILHQSRVSSRNYDIEMNEEIHNRALLLIEDMCYLMCGNLLIRLGMPAPNRDMNDAFNRELERERKYDHQELDLVVQRNVHLLNYQQKEVYDTLMKAIADENGGLYFLDAPGGTGKTFLMSLVLATVRARSNIAVAVASSGIAATLLEGCRTAHSAFKLPLNLQTIKEPTCNIAKHSAMAKVLAASKIIIWDECTMAHKRALEALNRTLKDLRNDSRCFGGAMILLSGDFRQILPVIPRSTAADEINACLKSSNLWRYVKKLQLTTNMRVTLLNDTSAEDFSEQLLTIGNGQVPVDESSGLISFPNNFCNFVSSKDELINNVFPNIISNYKNDEWLSERAILAAKNKDVDDLNYIIQNKIIGTMHSFKSIDCVTNEDKATNYPIEFLNSLDVPGLPPHNLRLKVGTVVIMLRNINQPKLCNGTRLVVSKLMNNVIYATIMIGKFKGEEVLIPRIPMIPTDMPFEFKRLQFPIRLAFAMTINKSQGQSLKVCGLNLEHSCFSHGQLYVACSRVGRPSALFVFAPDNKTKNVVYHKVLK, encoded by the exons ATGACGTCATTTGTGGCAGACATTATCGAAGAAGGAGGATTTAATCCGACatttaag ATACAAGGACAGATTCACCATCGAATTGGATCCTTACTACCTTTCGAAGATACacagaataaatttttacaaatatatttcatGGGCAACATGGAAGAACAACTTGATCGACGCCTAGGGATCAATGCAGGAATGAAGCGAGCAATTATTCAAGACTTGCAGTGTCTGCTTCATGAACATCATGCGTTGGTCAGGTTGTTTAAGAGTGCTTTAGAGCAAATGCCAAATGATGACTATAAAGTTGTCATCAAAGCAGATAAACGACCATCTGGAACACACGAACGCACATTTAATGCTCCAACAGTAGACGAAGTTGCCATCCTGATTGTTGGTGAACAATTGGAAAAACGCGATATTGTGCTTACACGTCGCGATACTGGGCAACTGCAACAAATATCTGAAACTCATCGATCATATGACGCATTGCAATACCCACTGATGTTTTGGCAAGGAgaagatggatattattttaatattaaaatgataaATCCATTGAATG gtgAAGAAACTACAAAGAAAGTTAGCTCAATGAATTATTATGCATATCGTTTGATGATTCGTCAAAATGCTGACAACTATTTGCTGCGGTTTCGTCGATTGTTTCAGCAATATTGCGTTGACatgtatgaaaaaatagaaaCGGAACGTTTAACATTTATTAGGTTGAACCAAGCCAAACTGCGTTCTGAGGAGTACGTCCATTTACGTGATGCAGTTAGTACTGAAGGAAATGCAGCTAATATTGGTCGATTAACTATTCTGCCGGCGACGTACATTGGTAGCCCACGTCATATGCATGAATATGCACAAGATGCAATGACATATGTTCGTCATTACGGCCGGCCAGATCCCTTTATTACTTTTACCTGTAATCCAAAATGGATAGAAATTACTCAATTGCTGCTTCCCGGACAAACATCAAATGATAGACACGACATCACAGCACGTATATTCAGGCAAAAAATTCGGTCCCTGATGAACTTTATTGTTAAACAACGCGTCTTTGGAGATACTCGATGCTGGATGTATTCAATCGAATGGCAAAAGCGAGGCCTGCCGCACGCACACATTCTTATTTGGTTAGTGGAAAGAATTCAGCCTGACCAAATAGATGATATCATATGTGCCGAGATTCCTGATCATGAAGTCGATCCAGACCTACATGATGTTGTTACTACTAATATGATTCATGGACCGTGTGGTGCCATCAATCCCCAATCACCTTGCATGGTCGATGGAAAGTGCTCTAAACGATATCCACGGAAATTAACGGCGGAGACTGTCACTGGCAACGATGGGTATCCGCTGTATCGGCGTCGATCACCAGATGACAACGGTCGAACTGTCACAACGAAAGTGAAAAGAATGGATTTCGTTGTCGACAACAGTTGGATTGTTCCATATTCGCCACTTATTTCTAAAACGTTCAGGACACATTGCAACGTTGAATACTGCAATTCAGTTAggtcaataaaatatatttgcaaatatgTCACGAAAGGCAGTGATATGGCGGTTTTTGGATTGCAATCCTCAAATACCAACGATGAAATTTCACGCTATCAAGTTGGTCGTTATGTGAACTGTAATGAAGCGATTTGGCGTATATTCGCATTTCCAATTCACGAACGTCATCCTACTGTTATACATTTGGCGGTGCATCTGGAGAatggtcaacgagtatatttcaCGGCTTCGAATGCTACGCAACGTGCTGAAACACCTCCAGCAACTACATTGACCAGTTTTTTTGCAATCTGCCAAAGCGATCAGTTTGCACAAACTTTGCTTTACTCGGAGATGCCACGTTATTATACTTGGAATGCTTCATCCAAGAATTTTCAAAGACGGAAGCAAGGTGATGCGGTTCCTGGGTATCCAGATGTGCGTTCTACTGATGCTCTTGGTCGTATGTATACAGTTCATCCAAAGAATGATGAATGTTTCTATTTGCGGTTGTTGCTGGTAAATGTGCGTAGGCCAACTTCATTTGAGACACTACGAACTGTTAATGGTGTAATATTCCCAACATATCGTGCTGCATGTGAAGAATTGAACTTATTAGAAAACGATACCCATTGGGATACGACAATCGCTGAAGCCATTATCTCTGCATCTCCAAGTCAGATACGCACATTATTCGCTATCATAATTTCGACATGTTTTCCATCAAACCCATGTAACCTGTGGCACAAATACAAGGATAGTATGTCAGAAGATATTTTACATCAAAGTCGTGTCAGTTCCAGAAATTACGATATTGAGATGAATGAGGAGATACATAATCGTGCTTTACTCTTGATCGAAGATATGTGTTACCTCATGTGCGGTAATTTATTAATCAGGTTAGGAATGCCAGCGCCAAATCGTGATATGAATGACGCATTTAATCGAGAATTGGAACGGGAACGTAAATATGATCACCAGGAATTAGATTTAGTAGTTCAAAGGAATGTACACCTGTTGAATTACCAACAAAAGGAAGTTTATGATACTTTAATGAAGGCAATCGCTGATGAAAATGGTGGTTTATATTTCCTAGATGCCCCTGGTGGAACTGGCAAGACATTCCTTATGTCATTAGTTTTAGCAACTGTTCGGGCGAGATCCAACATAGCGGTTGCAGTTGCTTCTTCTGGAATAGCAGCCACATTGTTAGAAGGATGCCGTACGGCTCATTCAGCATTCAAATTACCGTTAAATCTTCAAACTATTAAAGAACCAACGTGTAATATTGCAAAACACTCAGCAATGGCCAAAGTTTTAGCGGCATCGAAAATCATCATCTGGGACGAATGCACAATGGCGCATAAACGTGCATTAGAAGCACTTAACCGAACATTAAAAGATTTACGCAATGACTCGAGATGTTTTGGAGGAGCAATGATTTTACTGTCTGGCGATTTCCGCCAAATACTGCCAGTAATTCCAAGATCTACGGCTGCCGATGAAATAAACGCTTGCCTCAAATCGTCAAATCTATGGCGCTATGTGAAGAAACTGCAGCTGACAACAAACATGAGAGTTACATTGCTTAATGATACATCTGCTGAAGATTTCTCGGAGCAATTGCTGACTATCGGTAATGGTCAAGTACCTGTCGATGAATCGAGTGGATTAATATCATTTCCaaataatttctgtaattttgtctcatCAAAAGACGAACTTATCAACAATGTATTTccaaatattatttctaactacAAAAATGATGAATGGTTGAGTGAGCGAGCAATTTTAGCGGCTAAGAATAAAGATGTAGATGACCTGAACTACATAATTCAAAATAAGATCATTGGAACAATGCATTCATTCAAATCTATTGACTGCGTCACAAATGAAGATAAAGCCACCAACTatccaattgaatttttaaactctttGGACGTGCCTGGCTTACCACCGCACAATTTACGCCTAAAGGTTGGCACCGTAGTAATCATGCTTCGAAACATAAACCAACCAAAACTGTGCAACGGTACGCGTTTGGTGGTTAGTAAATTGATGAACAATGTAATTTACGCTACGATAATGATAGGAAAATTCAAAGGTGAGGAAGTTCTCATTCCGAGGATCCCGATGATCCCAACCGATAtgccgtttgaatttaaaagacttCAATTTCCGATACGTCTTGCATTTGCCATGACCATCAACAAATCACAAGGCCAATCCTTAAAAGTTTGTGGTTTAAATctagaacattcatgtttttcacATGGTCAATTATACGTGGCATGTTCACGGGTCGGAAGACCATCTGCGTTGTTTGTTTTTGCGCctgataataaaacaaaaaatgtcgtGTATCACAAGGTACTTAAGTGA